From a single Cotesia glomerata isolate CgM1 linkage group LG6, MPM_Cglom_v2.3, whole genome shotgun sequence genomic region:
- the LOC123268092 gene encoding tenascin-like yields MSTSFKFLVIFITFSSITQADSLLTQDQVDVECAFRNSLCDLNLKRPCCHIRDVCMPSGPENLFRCTEKVGLGKFCYRDDECDEIQHAKCSKDKKCVCRAKNVQISEMLCRPQVGGFCWRNETCITNNSVCIDNECKCKNNYTLRFNDQCIFDILGAHCKNDILCQQVKFAKCSTDNNTCQCSSNTVAVNPTYCAAVIGGFCWTKDDCLPLNSDCIDNKCQCDDMYTAESNEKCTLALIGMSCEEDSECSRLIPFSKCSKFKTCSCKKNYLAHNWTTCYPSTEINEKCIDNSVPCRKKNFVCINHFCQCKPNFVYKNSKCLPDRLYESCNSTFECDNIENAICSDDNICVCDKNYGAWDEKFCRPLLGVDCSTDKDCYAINSICIDKKCQCKKLFFKVSENLCLSQRLGETCFNQHDCATILNAECTENNVCECVPGYGQYNITTCAPLLGMDCSRDKLCAPVNSVCLLNHICVCEEGHQPETSTKCVSNKLVRQCEVDDHCKAILNSKCVNNFCVCNHHHVLIDGSICAPLLNEYCEENQQCAPENSICVDHKCECMDDYKKHFNYKCVSTLGHFKISCDRDDHCADIKYAECTNDNKCACKSDYVPLGNDKCVALLGHYCDDDMECISYNSVCFDHTCKCREKFLMQSEYQCDPISLGRVCERDRDCEVAIKNSRCSEEKICVCQNNYYAFNKVGFLSFECAPYLDERCISNDDCRFNFSACINNRCQCEPGFRSVSGNQCQKIQSLYTCKENIDCGDPWHNKCSGDKKCICNKNNTAINKFTCQPLLEGYCWVDHQCVTNYSKCVDYRCKCLQGFKAISDNFCVPVDNNL; encoded by the exons atgtcgactagttttaaatttttggtcatttttattacattttctTCAATAACGCAAGCAGATAGTTTATTAACACAAGATCAAGTTGATGTTGAATGTGCTTTTAGAAATTCTTTA TGTGATTTGAATCTCAAGCGTCCATGTTGTCATATAAGAGACGTTTGCATGCCAAGTGGGCCGGAAAATCTCTTCAGATGCACTGAAAAAG TCGGATTAGGAAAGTTCTGTTATCGTGATGATGAATGCGATGAAATCCAGCACGCGAAATGTTCAAAAGATAAAAAGTGCGTTTGTAGAGCTAAGAATGTTCAGATAAGTGAAATGTTATGTAGGCCGCAAGTGGGAGGATTTTGTTGGAGAAATGAGACTTGTATAACGAACAATTCTGTTTGCATTGATAATGAGTGTAAatgcaaaaataattacactttAAGATTCAATGATCAATGTATTTTTG aTATATTAGGAGCTCATTGTAAGAATGACATCCTTTGTCAACAAGTTAAATTTGCAAAATGTTCAACGGATAACAATACTTGTCAATGCTCATCAAATACTGTTGCTGTCAACCCTACCTACTGTGCTGCAGTAATAGGAGGATTTTGTTGGACAAAAGATGACTGTTTACCTCTGAATTCTGATTGCATTGATAATAAGTGTCAATGCGACGATATGTATACAGCGGAGTCTAACGAAAAATGCACGTTGG cCCTTATCGGAATGTCCTGTGAAGAAGATTCTGAATGCAGCCGTTTGATACCATTTTCAAAATGCTCCAAATTCAAAACATgtagttgtaaaaaaaattatttggcgCATAATTGGACAACATGTTACCCAAGTACGGAGATTAACGAAAAGTGCATTGATAATAGTGTGCCATGCAGGAAGAAAAACTTTGTTTGCATCAACCACTTCTGTCAATGCAAGCccaattttgtttataaaaactcTAAATGCCTTCCTG ATCGGTTGTACGAATCTTGCAACAGTACTTTTGAATGTGACAATATAGAAAATGCTATATGCTCAGATGACAATATATGTGTTTGCGATAAAAATTACGGTGCTtgggatgaaaaattttgtagacCATTGCTCGGTGTAGATTGTTCTACAGATAAAGATTGCTATGCAATCAATTCGATCTGCATTgacaaaaaatgtcaatgcaAAAAACTCTTCTTCAAggtttctgaaaatttatgtttgtcac AAAGATTAGGAGAGACTTGCTTTAATCAACATGATTGTGCGACAATTCTGAACGCTGAATGCACTGAGAACAATGTATGTGAATGCGTGCCTGGGTATGGTCAGTACAATATTACAACCTGTGCTCCATTACTCGGCATGGATTGTTCGAGAGATAAACTATGTGCTCCAGTCAATTCTGTCTGCTTGTTAAATCATATCTGTGTGTGCGAGGAAGGACATCAGCCAGAAACTAGTACCAAGTGTGTTTCAA ACAAATTGGTAAGGCAATGTGAAGTAGATGATCATTGTAAAGCAATACTTAATTCAAAGTgcgtaaataatttttgtgtttgTAACCACCACCACGTCCTAATTGATGGGTCAATTTGTGCACCATTATTAAACGAATATTGCGAAGAAAATCAACAATGCGCTCCCGAAAATTCGATTTGTGTCGATCATAAGTGTGAATGCATGGATGATTACAAGaaacattttaattacaaatgtGTATCAACATTAG GACACTTCAAAATATCTTGCGATAGAGATGATCATTGCGCTGACATTAAATACGCAGAGTGcacaaatgataataaatgcGCGTGCAAATCAGATTACGTTCCTCTCGGTAATGATAAGTGCGTAGCACTTTTGGGTCATTACTGCGATGACGACATGGAGTGCATTTCTTATAATTCAGTTTGTTTTGATCATACGTGTAAATGCagggaaaaattcttgatgcAGTCGGAGTATCAATGTGATCCTA tttcgCTGGGAAGAGTCTGTGAGAGGGATCGTGACTGTGAAGTTGCGATTAAAAATTCTAGATGCTCTGAAGAGAAAATTTGCGTTTGCCAGAATAATTATTACGCTTTTAACAAGGTTGGATTCTTATCTTTTGAATGCGCACCTTATTTAGATGAACGTTGTATAAGTAACGATGACTGTCGGTTCAATTTTTCTGCTTGTATTAATAATCGATGTCAATGCGAACCTGGTTTCCGATCTGTGTCTGGGAATCAATGCCAGAAAA TTCAATCGTTGTATACCTGCAAAGAAAATATCGATTGTGGCGATCCATGGCACAACAAATGTTCGGGTGATAAAAAGTGTATTTgcaacaaaaataatactgcaataaataaattcacatGCCAGCCACTTTTAGAAGGCTATTGTTGGGTAGATCATCAATGTGTtactaattattcaaaatgtgTTGATTATAGGTGCAAATGCTTACAAGGCTTCAAAGCTATATCTGATAACTTTTGTGTGCcagttgataataatttatag